A single window of Cydia strobilella chromosome 18, ilCydStro3.1, whole genome shotgun sequence DNA harbors:
- the LOC134749689 gene encoding uncharacterized protein LOC134749689: MEKSERYPELQSIEEVALDTVVSVMNRAKEQLGQRQTLKGLARCRELFGGKTKLDVTGLRAPLAITAEHFIDDTIRYHWKLTDLFMFAINYKNTSIDETSHYYYYEAIFSQPTAKYPIPQATATVYFRVQEKYTHPSKNAPVPLIQFQLEGQRTSHDIRYVTLMPEWLLAIIKMKITLFKRIEEYNIF, encoded by the exons ATGGAAAAATCCGAACGTTACCCAGAGCTGCAATCTATTGAGGAGGTGGCACTGGACACCGTGGTGTCCGTCATGAACAGAGCTAAGGAACAGCTAGGGCAACGGCAAACGCTGAAGGGACTTGCAC GTTGCCGTGAACTCTTCGGCGGTAAAACCAAGCTGGACGTCACCGGCCTCCGAGCTCCCCTGGCCATCACAGCAGAACACTTCATCGACGACACCATCAGATATCACTGGAAGCTGACAGATCTCTTCATGTTCGCCATCAACTACAAGAACACTTCCATTGATGAAACTTCTCATTACTACTACTATGAG gCTATATTCAGCCAGCCTACAGCCAAGTATCCCATACCTCAAGCAACAGCTACAGTCTACTTTAGGGTTCAAGAGAAGTACACTCATCCATCCAAAAACGCGCCAGTCCCTTTA ATTCAATTCCAGCTAGAAGGGCAGCGAACATCACACGATATCCGCTACGTCACGCTCATGCCCGAATGGCTGCTGGCCATCATCAAGATGAAAATAACTCTCTTCAAGCGCATTGAGGAATATAACATCTTTTGA